A single window of Triplophysa rosa linkage group LG2, Trosa_1v2, whole genome shotgun sequence DNA harbors:
- the LOC130568608 gene encoding C-X-C motif chemokine 11-6-like: MRTVTAFVLLACLIALGVNGQDRSRGRCLCADKGANIVLVKNIKKVEIIPPSASCERQEIIVTLKNGAGRKCLNPESKFTKNIILKALEKQ; encoded by the exons ATGAGGACCGTCACAGCTTTTGTTCTTCTAGCCTGTCTGATTGCTTTAGGAGTGAACG GGCAGGACAGGTCCAGGGGCAGATGTCTTTGTGCTGATAAAGGAGCAAACATAGTTTTAGTAAAGAACATTAAGAAGGTTGAAATCATACCTCCAAGTGCATCTTGTGAAAGACAAGAGATCAT TGTCACTCTGAAGAATGGCGCAGGACGGAAATGCTTGAATCCAGAGtcaaaattcacaaaaaatatCATCTTGAAGGCTCTTGAAAAACAGTAG
- the LOC130568599 gene encoding C-X-C motif chemokine 11-6-like → MKTAFIVLACLCLVLEVKGQSGAPKGRCFCAGKGVNMVLPRKIEKVEIIPPSPSCEKQEIVVTVKNGSEQKCLNPESKFTQNYIRKLLEKRIQ, encoded by the exons ATGAAGACTGCTTTTATTGTTTTAGCCTGCCTCTGCCTTGTGTTAGAAGTGAAAG GTCAGTCTGGAGCTCCGAAGGGCAGGTGTTTTTGTGCTGGTAAAGGTGTAAACATGGTTCTTCCCAGAAAGATTGAGAAAGTTGAAATCATACCACCAAGTCCTTCTTGTGAAAAACAGGAGATTGT TGTTACTGTAAAGAATGGTTCAGAACAGAAATGCCTAAATCCAGAATCTAAATTCACTCAGAATTACATCAGGAAATTGCTTGAAAAAAG gatCCAGTGA